GGGACAGTGGTATCTAGTCCCGAACTAGCTAAGGAAAAGAACGCCCCTTGCTAACCACCGGACTGGTTGGGGACGGTGCCTCGTATAATGCTAACCCGGTTCGGGCAAGTCATTCGTCGCCTCGTATGTTTCAGACTCCCAGACAGTCGGAACAACAAGAAAGGATTAGCGATGATGTGCTGTGCTTTGATTTGAAATGGAGACAGGGACTCGGGAAAGTGGAAGCGTTAGCGGAGGCAGGAAATCGGGGCGGGATTGGGGTCCAATTCCTAGCGAGATccagtggtggaagtgggaTGTTTGCGAGGAGCAAGGTGCTGCGCCTCTCTTGGGCGTGCCGTGACGCACTCGTCCACTCTGCCAAATCAGGTAGCCCAGTGACGGAGTATACAAAGCGACAAGGAGGCTGCAGCGTTGGCGCTGCTAAATTCCTAATCGAGTAACCGGGGAGCTTGCACGGTGCCCACGGGCGATTGCTAAGCTGATCCTGCTCCTGTTCCTCCCCATTGAATTAAGCAGATCACGCTAACTGGAGAAATTAGGTGCTGAGCTGAGAAGAGTCTCCCGAGTGACAGGTGAGATTGGTTTGAATGCTTATTGCTTAGCAAGCCACCATGCTAGTGGAGCTGGTCACATTGTGCACTTGCATTGCTTCCCGTATTTATGCGCTCGGAATCGGATACGAGCGCCCCAAAGAGGCCTGGACTTTGTGATCAACCGGAGTTTGAGTTGTGCCGCTGACACGGTTTCTCCTGATTGCTCCTTTTTGAGTATTGATCCCTGCTTTCGTCGCACAAAGAACCGGAATTGGAATCCGCAGGTTCTTGGGCTCaaaatacaaaaaaaaacaaaaacacaAAAAGGATTTAAGGCCTAAAGACCGGAAAACGCCGAGCCATGTCTCAGTGGGACGGTCAGCCTGTGACTTGCTGGCTCGTATACTGAATGGGGCCCCAAGCAACCCGAATAACACAGAGCAATTAATTAATCTGGAGAGCCTGAAGATTACGACGCCAGCTCCTGGAACGGCGGATCTGAACCGAGCCTCCAAGACATGCTGCATAACTTCCCTTTCCAGTCTCGTATCCGGTTCCTCCCAGCTGTCAATCCCTTCACAGCCCAACGGCCCCTATAACGATTCCAATCGTATGCGTACTGGGCAGACCCAACTGCGCCTTGTATCTGGACACGCACCAAACTATGTATACACCCTTTGTCGTTGATTTGCACGCCTTGAACGCCCTTGCCCCCCGCATCCAAGCCCAAACAACGCTGTGAACCAGGCAGACATGTTATCGAATATATGGGGCGCAGAAGAGACTGGCCAAACCCTCCCAACTGAAACCGTCGATCCAACAACTCGATTACCATACATGGTATAAACGACTGCCATGCCCGATCGGCCAAGATCCACAACTACACCCGATGACAATACGAACGCCCAATAAtaggtatataataatatgttgataataacaacaacaacgcaAAGGATTgagcctcagcctcctgATCAACGTGCGATTAGGCCTTTGCTGATCGCATTGTTTCGCGAATAGAGTTTGATCTTGCGTCGACGAACTTGGGCACTGCCTTGCAGGCTTGCCTTCTGAACTGCCACGACCGTGCAGTCTACGACCACCGACGACTCATGCCCCTCCATGGCCAGGTGCTTTCAAGTCCCACTTGTGCACACGGCGCTTGGGCCGCGACAGGCTAGAAGTGGCCTGAGCTGTGCCTCGGGCTTGCATTAGTCGCACCGTGCACGACATCCTACCAAAATCCTCTGAGGCTCCGCTGGACAAATCCAAGCATTGGTCAAAGAGTGACCGAGCTTGCGGCGGTAGTCGCTCAGAGTATTGGAAGGATGCACGACGTCGATGGAGAGCAGCACTAAGCGGCATTTCAAGCAGTACGCGTCCACAATTTACCATTCATGTGCGCCAAATGGCAGCCTATGGATTCAGTGGTTTACCATACTACTGATACCACCAATTCAAATGTATTTAAGCTTCTTTCTTCGATATAGCCGCGTTGCTTGTCAATTCAGCACGTATAGGAAGACGATGTTCTGATGACAAGTACCTGACGACTATGGCAGTTTTGTGACATTACTCCCTCGAGGTTCAGTTTATATGCTTACGCATCTCTTCGAAAAGCTGTTGGTACTTTGAGCGTTGCCCTACGATTACTGAATCAACCTAGAGAGCACAAACACAAGCAAGAGGAACGAAAGGATTCCTGATAGTGTACGAGTTGCGTGACCGGTCGAGGGCCTTTTTGACAGCTGGTCGCCAGAGTGATCAAAAAGGTAGAACGGCCTTGCTTCTAGCAAACAAGGCGTTGAGACAAAAGCACCTCCATGCGTCGAGAAGGGCTGAACTGCAATATACCATCCCTACAGTATAGAGTCCGGTCACCCAGGTTGGCAGCTCGTCAAAGATAGGTCAGTCCTAGTGATGTTCCTGTTTGTTAACGACCCAGGAACCTAGGTATCACAGTTCCTCGCCGAGAAACCATAACCCTCAAGGCCGATACGCGCCTGCAGGTTCGCTGTACCCCTGGTGCCATCCCTATCGATATACAGTTCCACCGAAACGGGACTGACTTGGTTTCTGCTGTTTCCGAAATCCTAGCTTTTGATCTGAGTATACGCCGTTGGCTATCTGAGACTCGATATCTAAATATCTATCAACGACGACAGGCCCTGAGCCTAAATGCAACTGGGAATACAAGGGCCCAAGGTTGTTCGAGTCTGGCATCTGACGCATGCTTATATCGTAGTATGTGAACTGGGTAAAGATATTTGAGCAACTCGAGACCATCCCGGAGGCTGTTTAAGACGACGTTTGATCTTAGCGAATGTGCACCGCAATTACTATCGGTAAGTGAGGCTTTGAGGGGGGAATCGAACTATAAGTAAGTAGTAGGGCCGGGTTAGTATCATTTGTAATGCTAGGGCTTTGAGCTGCTTTTCTTGGTACCAATATCTACCTACTACGTGGCGAAGCGTGTAGTAACTTATACTCTAacaaagaaataaaagatatgACCAAAATTGTTCGGATTACTTCCATATAATTTATGTATGTGTATTATGTTTCGCCCGTGCACCGACTGGTTAACCAGCCACAACAACGCCGGAAGCAATAAACATTGACGCAAGACGCCTCGATGCAGGTCGAAAGCACAAAAAAACACTAAGAAAGAGATGAATTGGGGGTAGTTGAATTGAATCGAGTGGAAAATCTGCAGTGAAAACAAAAGGTATGTTGTTATAACGTAGGCAACTGAGTAGTAAGATATGATAGTAACATAAAAAGTAGATCCGATGGAATCAACCCGCAACCCCGTTTATGTTCATTTGGTCCGGGTTgtaccgccgccgccgcataGGGGCCTTTTTCCGTTGTGCGATAGCCGAGTTCGCATTTTGTGCGTTGTCTCCTCCCATCTCTgcgtcgccatcgtcgtcgtaGCTGCGCTGTAGCGATTGGAAATAGGTCATTTCGTCTAGCTCGAGGATGTTTGTTGGCTTCATCCGCAGCCACTTCATGCGAGGACCGGACCTCGACCGTTCTGAAACTTTGAAACCGTAGATTCGCGATTCGAACAGCTTGCCTTCTCCTAGACCGGGTGCGAAGCTGGCCGTTCGTGTGCCATTGAGTTCTATCGGGTAAACGGGACGAGGCGTGTCCGATGGGGGTTGGTTGCTGATACCTGAGGTcgtggttgtggttgtggcaGTCGAAGGGAATGAGGCTGAGCGCGTTGGTGATAGAGTTAGGTTTACGTCGAACGTTGGTCCGATGTCCAGGTCAGGGAATGTCATGAAGAACAAGCAGCCGAATGTAGTTCCGAAAAAGGCGCCATCAACGGAGTGAAACCGACTGTTTGGAGGGGTATACAGGTCCTGGCAGCTAGGGCAGAAGAGCTTCACGGTCTCCTGGCCTGGCGTATCAGAACGACCAACGGGGAGCACCTTGCATCCATTACAATAGACCCGCGGGCAGACGCCGAAATGTTGCATCTCGTACTTCTCTAGCATCTGCTGGATACCTGGCCGTGAGGTGATGTACCGTTGGTGGATCAAACCGTAGAGCAGCTCTGCGGAGCTCTCGATCACACTCAAATCACTTGCAACCCTTGCGTGTCTTCGTTCCCTTCGGTACCCAGGCGGTTTTTCATCACCAAGTaagtcatcgtcgtcctcatcctcttcttcctcttcctcctcctcttcgtcctcttccggCTCCACATCCAAAATCATCTCCAGGGCCTCCTTGTACATAGGCACCTGAGACTGCAGGCCTGTCAGGTTGAAATCATCCTCGATAAAATCTTCAGAAACCTCCGCGAAGAACTCATGACCCATAAGTTGGCAAAACGAGGAGATCCATGACTCCGGGGCGCCTTCGGACGACGACATATCGAACGAGTCGGACGGGACGGTAGAGGACGGCGTTGATTCAGACAGTTGACTCAAATCCAGCCTATCTAGGCCGTCGGCCAACGCCGAGCCTGCTTCTCTCGACACTGTGCTGGAATTCaattagaaaaaaaaagagacaAATTAAGCCCAGCGACGTTTGGCGGAAGAGCAGGAGACAAACAGCCTGTTGCCACGATTCTCGaactccagcttctccctcaACCCTAACTGAGGCAGGGAAGGCTCAAAATATGAGAGAGTAAAATGCGGACGTCTAGAAAGGAGCGGAGATAGCGAGTGCGGACCAGGTTTGGGGTGGTCAGAAGAGCAGCGATGTCCTCCTGATAAGCCGAGGGGTCATGTCAATGTGCGGGACCACAGCGGATTGTTGTGCGATGGGTGTGTGTTGACGCGATTAAGCTTCAACCCCACTATCCGTCATCAGACAAATATTCAAAGTCGCAAGATATTGCAGATAGAAAGACAAATAC
This genomic interval from Aspergillus puulaauensis MK2 DNA, chromosome 7, nearly complete sequence contains the following:
- the CKB1 gene encoding casein kinase II subunit beta (COG:D,K,T;~EggNog:ENOG410PIHQ;~InterPro:IPR000704,IPR016149,IPR035991;~PFAM:PF01214;~go_component: GO:0005956 - protein kinase CK2 complex [Evidence IEA];~go_function: GO:0019887 - protein kinase regulator activity [Evidence IEA]), encoding MSSSEGAPESWISSFCQLMGHEFFAEVSEDFIEDDFNLTGLQSQVPMYKEALEMILDVEPEEDEEEEEEEEEDEDDDDLLGDEKPPGYRRERRHARVASDLSVIESSAELLYGLIHQRYITSRPGIQQMLEKYEMQHFGVCPRVYCNGCKVLPVGRSDTPGQETVKLFCPSCQDLYTPPNSRFHSVDGAFFGTTFGCLFFMTFPDLDIGPTFDVNLTLSPTRSASFPSTATTTTTTSGISNQPPSDTPRPVYPIELNGTRTASFAPGLGEGKLFESRIYGFKVSERSRSGPRMKWLRMKPTNILELDEMTYFQSLQRSYDDDGDAEMGGDNAQNANSAIAQRKKAPMRRRRYNPDQMNINGVAG